Proteins encoded in a region of the Sphingopyxis sp. OAS728 genome:
- the lipB gene encoding lipoyl(octanoyl) transferase LipB, which produces MNALPPPEWTISPGLTDYDKALADMDTRAAAIHAGDAGERIWLIEHPPLYTAGTSADPAELLNPQFPVYDAGRGGRYTYHGPGQRVGYVQLDLTQRGRDVRAYVSALEGWVIDALALLGVGARRAEGRIGIWTDDLDGREAKIGAIGVRVKRWVTMHGFSLNVAPEMAHFGGIVPCGIAEFPVTSLAALGKTASFADVDAALVQTLPAFLDKLSPSD; this is translated from the coding sequence ATGAACGCCCTTCCTCCGCCCGAATGGACCATCAGCCCCGGCCTGACCGACTATGACAAGGCCTTGGCCGACATGGACACACGCGCGGCCGCGATCCACGCCGGCGACGCGGGCGAGCGCATCTGGCTGATCGAGCATCCGCCACTCTATACAGCGGGGACGAGCGCCGATCCTGCCGAACTGCTGAACCCGCAATTCCCGGTTTATGATGCGGGACGCGGTGGCCGCTATACCTATCATGGCCCCGGCCAGCGCGTCGGCTATGTCCAGCTCGACCTGACGCAGCGCGGGCGCGACGTGCGCGCCTATGTCTCGGCGCTCGAAGGCTGGGTGATCGACGCGCTCGCATTGCTCGGCGTCGGGGCGCGCCGCGCCGAGGGCCGCATCGGCATCTGGACCGACGACTTGGATGGCCGTGAAGCGAAGATCGGCGCGATCGGCGTCCGCGTGAAACGCTGGGTGACGATGCACGGCTTCTCGCTCAACGTCGCACCTGAGATGGCGCATTTCGGCGGGATCGTGCCGTGCGGGATCGCCGAATTTCCAGTGACGAGCCTCGCCGCGCTGGGCAAGACGGCGTCGTTCGCCGATGTCGATGCGGCGCTGGTCCAGACGCTTCCGGCCTTTCTCGACAAGCTTTCGCCAAGCGATTAG
- a CDS encoding glycerophosphoryl diester phosphodiesterase membrane domain-containing protein: MVKFDMGAAWDDTLQLLKSHTALVGTIAGVFLFLPALAVAWFGPVPIEPAAGADINEVMATFQESFRQMIPGQLAIALCSLIGTAGILRLWLSRAGVSVGEALTFALTVFPTMIAIQILCGFAIGIGFLLLIIPGIYLVGRLALVAPAVADRGLYNPFDAIRASWDLTRNNGWAIFFFLFLVALVIVIAALIVGGVVSVIAGSEPGFGRMLGGFIEAAFSTVGSLASIAVSAAAYRQLALRTSSDVFQ, encoded by the coding sequence ATGGTAAAATTCGACATGGGTGCGGCGTGGGACGACACCCTGCAGCTTCTGAAATCGCACACGGCGCTGGTGGGCACGATCGCTGGCGTGTTTCTGTTCTTGCCCGCGCTCGCGGTTGCATGGTTCGGGCCGGTGCCGATCGAGCCTGCGGCGGGGGCCGATATCAACGAGGTCATGGCGACGTTTCAGGAGAGTTTCCGGCAGATGATCCCGGGCCAACTCGCCATCGCGCTCTGCTCGCTGATCGGTACGGCGGGCATTCTGCGGCTCTGGCTGTCGCGGGCCGGCGTCAGCGTCGGCGAGGCGCTGACCTTCGCGCTCACGGTCTTTCCCACGATGATCGCGATCCAGATTTTGTGCGGCTTTGCCATCGGTATCGGCTTCCTGCTGCTGATCATTCCCGGCATCTATCTTGTCGGGCGTCTTGCGCTCGTCGCCCCGGCGGTCGCCGACCGCGGCCTCTACAATCCGTTCGACGCGATCCGCGCGAGCTGGGATCTCACCCGCAATAACGGCTGGGCGATCTTCTTTTTCCTTTTCCTCGTCGCGCTGGTGATCGTGATCGCGGCGCTGATCGTCGGCGGCGTCGTTTCGGTGATCGCGGGCAGCGAGCCGGGGTTCGGGCGGATGCTTGGCGGTTTCATCGAGGCCGCGTTCAGCACCGTCGGCAGCCTGGCATCGATTGCCGTTTCGGCCGCGGCCTATCGCCAGCTCGCGCTTCGGACCTCGTCGGACGTGTTCCAGTGA
- the hemF gene encoding oxygen-dependent coproporphyrinogen oxidase, with product MISLDPQQQTARSWFESLRDRICAEFEKIEAEAGSDARFAYTPWDREAEGLEPGEGGGGVRGVMTGKVFEKVGVNVSTVRGQFAPDFAASIHGAGEDPTFFATGISLVAHMANPHVPAVHMNTRFLATTKRWFGGGADLNPPIPYQEDTDAFHARLRAACAPFGPDIYERYAKWAEDYFYIPHRGVHRGVGGIFYDHLECGDDAEFDRNFQLTQAVGEAFLDIFPQIVRRRMGLPFTDAEREAQLIWRGRYAEFNLVYDRGTLFGLKTGGNIDAILMSLPPLAKWN from the coding sequence ATGATCTCGCTCGACCCGCAGCAACAAACAGCGCGTAGCTGGTTCGAATCGCTCCGCGACCGCATCTGCGCCGAATTCGAGAAGATCGAGGCCGAGGCTGGCAGCGACGCGCGCTTTGCCTATACGCCATGGGACCGCGAGGCCGAAGGGCTCGAGCCCGGCGAAGGCGGCGGCGGCGTACGCGGCGTGATGACGGGCAAGGTTTTCGAAAAGGTCGGCGTCAACGTCTCTACCGTTCGCGGGCAGTTCGCCCCCGACTTCGCTGCGTCGATCCACGGCGCGGGTGAGGACCCGACCTTCTTCGCCACCGGCATCAGCCTCGTCGCGCATATGGCAAATCCGCACGTCCCCGCCGTGCATATGAACACGCGTTTCCTCGCAACAACGAAGCGCTGGTTCGGCGGCGGGGCCGACCTCAACCCGCCGATCCCGTATCAGGAGGACACCGACGCCTTCCACGCGCGGCTGCGCGCCGCATGCGCGCCCTTCGGTCCCGACATCTATGAACGCTATGCCAAATGGGCCGAGGATTATTTCTATATCCCGCACCGCGGCGTCCATCGCGGCGTCGGCGGCATATTCTACGACCATCTCGAATGCGGCGATGACGCCGAGTTCGACCGCAACTTCCAGTTGACGCAGGCGGTCGGCGAGGCCTTTCTCGACATCTTTCCGCAGATCGTGCGGCGCCGGATGGGCCTGCCCTTCACCGACGCCGAGCGCGAGGCGCAGTTGATCTGGCGCGGACGTTATGCCGAATTCAACCTGGTCTATGACCGGGGGACGCTGTTCGGGCTCAAGACCGGCGGCAATATCGACGCGATCCTGATGAGCCTGCCGCCGCTCGCCAAATGGAACTGA
- a CDS encoding tRNA (cytidine(34)-2'-O)-methyltransferase, translated as MEIALFQPDIAGNVGTTLRTAACFGVPAHIIEPCGFPFSDGALKRAGMDYAVRANVRRHADWNSFQQWRADAGTRLVLLTTAGATPLPDFAFQPEDVLLLGAESSGVPPYVHDAAAARVAIPMQAGFRSLNVAVAAGIALAEALRQTKGFPA; from the coding sequence ATGGAAATCGCCCTGTTTCAGCCCGATATCGCGGGCAATGTCGGCACGACCTTGCGTACCGCGGCCTGTTTCGGCGTGCCCGCGCATATCATCGAGCCCTGCGGCTTTCCCTTCTCCGACGGCGCGCTCAAACGCGCGGGAATGGACTATGCCGTACGGGCCAATGTGCGGCGCCATGCCGACTGGAATAGCTTCCAGCAATGGCGCGCGGACGCAGGAACGCGGCTTGTGCTGCTCACCACCGCGGGCGCGACGCCCCTGCCCGACTTCGCGTTCCAGCCTGAAGATGTGCTGCTGCTCGGCGCCGAATCCTCGGGCGTGCCGCCCTATGTGCACGATGCGGCCGCGGCGCGGGTCGCGATTCCGATGCAGGCGGGCTTTCGATCCTTGAATGTCGCGGTCGCGGCTGGCATCGCGCTCGCCGAAGCGCTCAGGCAAACGAAAGGCTTTCCGGCATGA
- the petA gene encoding ubiquinol-cytochrome c reductase iron-sulfur subunit produces the protein MASESELNAGTEDGVRRRDFINIAAVSFAGVGSVAVVLPLLNQMNPSADVLALSTTEIDISAIQPGQAIKTSWRKQPVFVRNLVAKEIAEAKAVPLGDLRDPETIDQRTKPGKENWLITLGVCTHLGCVPLGAAEGENKGDFGGYFCPCHGSHYDTAARIRKGPAPKNLVVPPYEFNSDTVVTIG, from the coding sequence ATGGCCAGTGAATCTGAACTCAACGCCGGTACCGAGGATGGCGTACGCCGCCGGGATTTCATCAATATTGCGGCGGTGAGTTTCGCTGGTGTCGGTTCGGTCGCGGTGGTGCTGCCGCTGCTCAACCAGATGAACCCGTCGGCCGACGTGCTCGCGCTGTCGACGACCGAAATCGACATTTCGGCGATCCAGCCCGGACAGGCGATCAAGACCAGCTGGCGCAAGCAGCCGGTGTTCGTGCGCAACCTCGTCGCCAAGGAAATCGCCGAAGCCAAGGCGGTTCCGCTCGGCGACCTCCGCGATCCCGAAACGATCGACCAGCGCACCAAGCCCGGCAAGGAAAACTGGCTGATCACGCTGGGCGTCTGCACCCACCTCGGCTGTGTGCCGCTCGGTGCGGCGGAAGGCGAGAACAAGGGCGATTTCGGCGGCTATTTCTGCCCGTGCCACGGTTCGCATTACGACACCGCGGCGCGCATCCGTAAGGGCCCGGCACCCAAGAACCTGGTTGTGCCGCCCTATGAATTCAACAGCGACACCGTCGTGACGATCGGCTGA
- a CDS encoding cytochrome b has protein sequence MSFPWAKPYEPTHPLMKWMDEKLPIPRLVYNATGPGYPVPRNLNYFWNFGVLAGAALMIQIITGIVLAMHYAANASVAFNSVEHIMRDVNAGWFIRYAHMNGASMFFIVVYLHIFRGLYYGSYKAPREMVWLLGVVIFLLMMATAFMGYVLPWGQMSFWGAQVITGFFSAIPLVGEPVREWLLGGFVPDNATLNRFFSLHYLLPFVILGVIILHIWALHIPGSSNPTGIEVKDEQDTVPFHPYYTAKDGFGVGVFLLIFVALTFFSPNTLGHADNYIPANSLSTPAHIVPEWYFLPFYAILKAFTFNFLWIDAKLWGVIAMFASIALLFFLPWLDSSPIKSSNYRPLYRIFFWVLVADVLLLGFCGMQPAEQPYVILSQLGAIYYFAHFLVILPIVSRIERPLPMPNSITEAVLAKHATDTASASATA, from the coding sequence ATGAGCTTTCCCTGGGCCAAACCCTATGAGCCGACGCATCCGCTGATGAAGTGGATGGACGAGAAGCTGCCGATTCCGCGCCTCGTCTATAACGCCACGGGCCCCGGCTATCCGGTGCCGCGCAACCTCAACTATTTCTGGAACTTCGGCGTCCTCGCCGGCGCCGCGCTGATGATCCAGATCATCACCGGTATCGTTCTGGCGATGCACTATGCCGCGAACGCGAGCGTCGCGTTCAATTCGGTCGAGCATATCATGCGCGACGTGAACGCCGGCTGGTTCATCCGCTACGCGCATATGAACGGCGCGAGCATGTTCTTCATCGTCGTCTATCTGCACATTTTTCGCGGCCTTTATTACGGTTCGTACAAGGCGCCGCGCGAAATGGTGTGGCTGCTCGGCGTCGTGATCTTCCTCCTCATGATGGCGACCGCCTTCATGGGTTATGTTCTCCCGTGGGGTCAGATGAGCTTCTGGGGCGCGCAGGTGATCACTGGCTTCTTCTCGGCGATACCGCTGGTCGGCGAGCCGGTGCGCGAATGGCTGCTCGGCGGCTTCGTCCCCGACAACGCCACGCTCAACCGCTTCTTCTCGCTGCACTATCTGCTGCCGTTCGTGATCCTGGGTGTCATCATCCTGCACATCTGGGCGCTGCACATCCCGGGTTCGTCGAACCCGACCGGCATCGAGGTGAAGGACGAACAGGACACCGTCCCGTTCCACCCCTATTACACCGCGAAGGACGGCTTCGGCGTCGGCGTCTTCCTGCTGATCTTCGTTGCGCTGACCTTCTTCAGCCCGAACACGCTCGGCCATGCCGACAATTATATCCCGGCGAACTCGCTTTCGACCCCGGCGCATATCGTTCCCGAATGGTACTTCCTGCCCTTCTACGCGATCCTGAAGGCCTTCACCTTCAACTTCCTGTGGATCGACGCGAAGCTCTGGGGCGTCATCGCGATGTTCGCATCGATCGCGTTGCTGTTCTTCCTGCCCTGGCTCGACAGCTCGCCGATCAAGTCGTCGAACTATCGTCCGCTGTACCGGATCTTCTTCTGGGTCCTCGTCGCTGACGTGCTGCTCCTCGGTTTCTGCGGCATGCAGCCCGCCGAGCAGCCCTATGTGATCCTCAGCCAGCTGGGCGCGATCTATTATTTCGCTCACTTCCTGGTGATCCTGCCGATCGTGTCGCGGATCGAACGCCCGCTTCCGATGCCGAATTCGATCACCGAAGCGGTCCTCGCCAAACACGCCACCGACACCGCGTCGGCTTCGGCAACGGCCTGA
- a CDS encoding cytochrome c1 yields MVRPLGFLVGLGFITALVLAILTTPLSNEANVAHEFHKHPRHLKLASDGIVLPHWDKAQLQRGMQVYKEVCSACHSLHLVAFRDIADLGYTEGQIKTFAKGFQVPSINPDTGEPATRDGLPSDYFPSPYANETAARAANNNALPPDLSLITKAREGGKDYVYSLLTGFQNPPKNLPAELKPGTGLHYNPYFANLNLAMAPPLAPNQVTYADGTKATVDQMSKDVTAFLVWTAEPKLIKRIQVGYAVFFFLLIFTVLTYLSYRNIWADKKH; encoded by the coding sequence ATGGTTCGTCCGCTCGGTTTTCTCGTCGGTCTCGGTTTCATTACCGCGCTGGTGCTCGCGATCCTCACGACGCCGCTCAGCAATGAAGCCAATGTCGCGCACGAGTTTCACAAACATCCCCGCCATCTGAAGCTGGCCAGCGATGGCATCGTCCTGCCGCATTGGGACAAGGCCCAGCTGCAGCGCGGCATGCAGGTGTACAAGGAAGTCTGCTCCGCCTGCCACAGCCTGCATCTCGTCGCCTTCCGCGACATTGCGGACCTCGGCTACACCGAAGGCCAGATCAAGACCTTCGCCAAGGGCTTCCAGGTGCCGTCGATCAACCCCGACACGGGTGAACCGGCGACGCGCGACGGTCTGCCGTCGGATTATTTCCCGTCGCCCTATGCGAACGAAACGGCTGCCCGCGCCGCGAATAACAACGCGCTGCCGCCCGATCTTTCGCTGATCACCAAGGCGCGCGAAGGCGGCAAGGACTATGTCTATTCGCTGCTGACCGGTTTCCAGAACCCGCCGAAGAACCTGCCGGCCGAACTGAAGCCGGGCACGGGGCTACACTACAACCCCTATTTCGCGAACCTCAACCTCGCGATGGCCCCGCCGCTGGCACCCAATCAGGTGACCTATGCCGACGGCACCAAGGCGACCGTCGACCAGATGTCGAAGGACGTCACGGCATTCCTCGTCTGGACCGCCGAGCCGAAGCTGATCAAGCGCATCCAGGTGGGTTATGCAGTCTTCTTCTTCCTGCTGATCTTCACCGTGCTGACCTATCTGTCGTACCGGAACATCTGGGCCGACAAGAAGCATTGA
- a CDS encoding adenine phosphoribosyltransferase produces MIALPPQPDLDLASLVRTIPDFPKPGIQFRDITTLIGDAAGFAESVRRLSALAAVHRPDFIVAVEARGFLFGAAMATAMGLGVVPVRKAGKLPGVTIGVDYELEYGVDRLELHEGAVLPGHRVVLVDDLLATGGTILATAALMRSVGAEVAAALFVIDLPDLGGSKRLEAAGLTCETLIAFDGD; encoded by the coding sequence ATGATCGCCCTCCCGCCTCAGCCGGACCTCGACCTCGCGTCGCTCGTCCGCACCATCCCGGACTTTCCGAAGCCGGGCATTCAGTTTCGCGATATCACCACGCTGATCGGCGACGCCGCCGGTTTTGCCGAAAGCGTGCGTCGGCTGAGCGCGCTCGCTGCGGTGCACCGCCCCGACTTCATCGTCGCGGTCGAGGCGCGCGGCTTCCTGTTCGGTGCGGCGATGGCGACCGCCATGGGACTGGGCGTCGTTCCGGTGCGCAAGGCGGGTAAGCTGCCCGGCGTCACGATCGGCGTCGATTATGAACTCGAATATGGCGTCGACCGGCTCGAGCTGCACGAAGGTGCGGTGCTGCCCGGCCACCGCGTCGTCCTCGTCGACGACCTGCTCGCGACCGGCGGCACGATCCTCGCTACCGCGGCGCTGATGCGGAGCGTCGGGGCCGAGGTCGCCGCGGCGCTGTTCGTGATCGACCTGCCAGATCTCGGCGGGTCGAAGCGGCTGGAGGCCGCGGGGCTCACCTGCGAAACGCTGATCGCCTTCGACGGCGATTGA
- a CDS encoding DUF6010 family protein codes for MSIEPLHSDRHVLSAFARRPIITGIAVGIGSLLPHAFLPAPASLGFAAVLIALIAGIYFGFAVVNGSPRDQFVEFNVSGAFAVSGLLGLLYWPVLLPLAYFGHAAWDLAHHNRARLPLVAIPQWYVPWCVVIDVIVGAGLLIIWRSDGLI; via the coding sequence ATGTCTATCGAACCTTTGCATAGCGATCGTCATGTCCTGTCGGCATTCGCCCGGCGGCCGATCATCACCGGTATCGCCGTTGGCATCGGCTCGCTGCTCCCCCACGCCTTTCTGCCCGCGCCCGCCTCGCTCGGCTTTGCGGCGGTACTGATCGCGCTCATTGCGGGCATCTATTTCGGCTTCGCGGTCGTGAACGGATCGCCGCGCGACCAGTTTGTCGAGTTCAATGTCAGCGGGGCGTTCGCGGTTTCGGGCCTGCTCGGGCTACTCTATTGGCCCGTGCTGCTGCCGCTCGCCTATTTCGGCCACGCGGCTTGGGATCTTGCGCACCATAATCGCGCGCGCCTGCCGCTCGTCGCGATCCCGCAATGGTATGTGCCCTGGTGCGTCGTGATCGACGTCATCGTGGGAGCCGGCTTGCTGATCATCTGGCGCAGCGACGGCCTAATCTGA
- a CDS encoding RidA family protein, whose protein sequence is MTSQPAAGPHYSPFTTGGGLIFISGQLPLKPGRDTSLSAAPFRDQVEQTLQNLESVLHDAGAELSQVIKTTVYLSDIADWDELDSIYGAFFGATRPSRSVVPTGPLHFGFRIEIEAIALATKDATI, encoded by the coding sequence ATGACTTCACAGCCTGCCGCTGGCCCGCACTATTCGCCCTTCACGACGGGCGGAGGCCTGATCTTCATTTCCGGCCAGCTGCCGCTGAAGCCGGGACGCGATACGTCGTTGTCGGCGGCACCGTTCAGGGATCAGGTCGAACAGACGCTGCAGAACCTGGAATCCGTTCTGCACGACGCGGGCGCCGAATTGTCGCAGGTGATCAAGACGACGGTCTACCTCAGCGACATCGCCGACTGGGACGAGCTGGACAGCATCTATGGCGCATTCTTCGGGGCGACACGCCCATCGCGTAGCGTCGTGCCCACAGGCCCGCTTCACTTCGGTTTCCGGATCGAGATCGAAGCCATCGCATTGGCGACGAAGGATGCAACGATTTAA
- a CDS encoding DUF1134 domain-containing protein: MRKTFTSLALAAMASLGLALTPLPAAAQMREVDPNSTTIDYDLNNPAPPASSDSTVGTSYDSDLATGDQQTSEIPPSPDANTAGADMSATTVAAAPGSTYKKDDLIGAAEGVFGKGAQGLAGLIEDILKKQGEPNAYIVGREAGGALVLGVRYGSGTLHHKIEGELPAYWTGPSVGFDAGANAGNTFVLVYNLFDSEDLYKRYPAGEGAAYLVGGFNASYMRRGDVVLIPIRVGVGARLGVNAGYMKFRKKQNWVPF, translated from the coding sequence ATGCGCAAAACGTTCACCAGCCTTGCCTTGGCAGCAATGGCATCGCTCGGCCTCGCGCTGACGCCGCTTCCGGCAGCCGCTCAGATGCGCGAAGTCGATCCCAACAGCACGACCATCGATTATGATCTCAACAATCCCGCGCCGCCGGCGTCGAGCGATTCGACCGTCGGCACGTCGTACGATAGCGACCTCGCCACCGGCGACCAGCAGACGAGTGAAATCCCTCCATCGCCCGACGCCAACACGGCGGGGGCCGATATGTCGGCAACCACCGTCGCGGCAGCGCCTGGATCGACCTACAAGAAGGACGATTTGATCGGAGCGGCCGAAGGGGTGTTCGGCAAGGGCGCGCAGGGCCTCGCCGGGTTGATCGAGGATATTTTGAAGAAGCAGGGCGAGCCCAATGCCTATATCGTCGGCCGCGAGGCCGGCGGCGCACTCGTGCTCGGCGTGCGTTACGGCTCGGGCACCCTGCACCACAAGATCGAGGGCGAACTGCCCGCCTACTGGACCGGGCCTTCGGTCGGGTTCGACGCGGGGGCCAACGCCGGCAACACCTTTGTCCTCGTCTATAATCTGTTCGACAGTGAGGATCTCTACAAGCGCTACCCCGCGGGTGAAGGTGCCGCCTATCTGGTTGGCGGCTTCAACGCGAGCTATATGCGCCGCGGCGATGTCGTGCTGATCCCGATCCGCGTCGGTGTCGGCGCGCGGCTCGGCGTGAACGCCGGCTATATGAAGTTCCGCAAAAAGCAGAACTGGGTCCCCTTCTGA
- a CDS encoding response regulator transcription factor, with the protein MRVLIIEDNSRLAGLISHGIAQHGFSGDGVESIDEAEVALASVAYDAVILDLGLPDGDGLEWLRRERPGHPLPPILILTARDGMGDRVAGLDAGADDYLVKPVEIEELAARLRALLRRPGARSLPVIRAGKLAFDVAARTARSGNHAIELTRREADLLELLIRRAGAVVRRSTIEEALYRFDEPVTPNAVEAIVSRLRHKLNEADYPDRLITVRGMGYLLRDYAD; encoded by the coding sequence ATGCGCGTCCTGATCATAGAGGACAATAGCCGCCTGGCGGGTCTCATCTCGCATGGCATAGCCCAGCATGGCTTCAGCGGGGACGGGGTCGAGAGCATCGACGAGGCCGAGGTGGCGCTTGCCAGCGTGGCTTATGATGCGGTTATCCTGGATCTGGGACTTCCCGACGGCGACGGACTCGAATGGCTGCGCCGCGAACGGCCGGGACATCCACTGCCGCCGATCCTGATCCTGACAGCGCGCGACGGCATGGGCGACCGCGTCGCCGGGCTCGATGCGGGGGCGGACGACTATCTCGTCAAGCCGGTCGAAATCGAAGAACTCGCCGCGCGCCTTCGCGCGCTCCTGCGCCGGCCGGGCGCGCGGAGCCTTCCGGTCATCCGGGCGGGCAAACTGGCGTTCGACGTTGCGGCACGGACAGCGCGGAGCGGCAACCATGCTATCGAACTGACGCGCCGCGAAGCCGATTTGCTGGAGTTGTTGATCCGCCGCGCCGGGGCTGTCGTCCGTCGATCGACCATCGAGGAAGCGCTCTATCGGTTCGATGAGCCGGTCACCCCCAATGCGGTCGAGGCGATCGTATCCAGGCTTCGCCATAAACTCAACGAGGCCGATTATCCCGACAGGCTCATAACCGTTCGCGGAATGGGATATCTGCTCCGGGACTACGCGGATTAG
- a CDS encoding sensor histidine kinase — MIIFVSFDVEVMLEQKTAADSWRGEWLEIGEHVVLPLLLLMVPMFFAARWVIRTSLAPLGAAAARMDSVVGTERGFRIDLAEFPLETQPFARALNDLLARLDGVAEQREAFAANVAHELRTPLAILMIELDRLGSPDALRLKKDVAAMKRLVGQIMMMAQVEADMAAPVARDRVCLLDVAMDVANRFAPLAAEQGRHLELVVEGEPAVSGIREMLTAAVSNLVENALRVTPENGTVVISVGPDIRIGVGDGGAGLSAAELAALSQRFARADHASGGGAGLGLAIVARIVEIHHARLVTNPHRKEIYLIFQDAPKRVEQSDSVPS, encoded by the coding sequence TTGATCATTTTCGTCAGCTTCGATGTCGAAGTCATGCTCGAGCAAAAAACGGCGGCCGACAGCTGGCGCGGCGAGTGGCTCGAAATCGGCGAACATGTCGTGCTGCCGCTCCTCTTGCTCATGGTGCCGATGTTTTTCGCCGCAAGATGGGTTATTCGGACATCGCTCGCTCCGCTTGGCGCAGCTGCCGCCCGTATGGATTCGGTCGTCGGCACCGAACGGGGTTTCCGCATCGATCTGGCGGAATTCCCTCTCGAAACGCAGCCTTTTGCACGCGCGCTCAACGACCTGCTGGCGCGTCTCGACGGCGTGGCAGAGCAACGCGAAGCCTTCGCCGCCAATGTCGCCCACGAACTCCGGACACCGTTGGCGATCCTGATGATCGAACTCGACCGACTGGGTTCACCCGATGCTCTGCGGCTCAAGAAGGATGTCGCCGCGATGAAGCGGCTGGTCGGTCAGATCATGATGATGGCGCAGGTGGAGGCCGATATGGCGGCACCGGTAGCGCGCGACCGGGTTTGCCTTCTCGACGTGGCGATGGATGTGGCCAACCGCTTCGCGCCGCTGGCGGCGGAGCAGGGCAGGCATCTGGAATTGGTCGTCGAAGGCGAACCCGCGGTTTCCGGAATCAGGGAAATGCTGACGGCAGCGGTTTCCAATCTGGTAGAAAATGCCCTCCGCGTAACGCCTGAAAACGGAACAGTCGTGATCTCGGTCGGTCCCGATATCCGCATTGGTGTCGGGGACGGGGGCGCGGGTTTGTCGGCGGCCGAGCTTGCGGCGCTCAGTCAGCGGTTCGCCCGCGCCGATCACGCCAGCGGGGGCGGCGCGGGGCTAGGTCTGGCGATTGTCGCGCGGATTGTCGAAATCCACCATGCCCGACTGGTTACAAACCCCCATAGGAAAGAAATTTACCTGATATTTCAGGATGCGCCAAAACGTGTTGAACAATCCGATAGCGTGCCAAGTTAA
- a CDS encoding LuxR C-terminal-related transcriptional regulator: MFVGTCQGKYPWGGCSVTVETGEILVADSHPLCREGLTTLFARNLGLSNLIEAWDFPTVMARMTARRSVDFVTVDLGLPGMRKREGLRDLRVKFPEVRVVVVTASRDREAVLDALGAGVHGYIPKDLPVHEMAEALRMVLAGQIYVPPFLSDLTVRKASFADEDGGAHEAALTGRQFEVLNLLAAGRSNKEIARLLCIAEGTVKVHIAAAFRMLGVHNRVSAVAVMQARAFNDDPAETYLPGLLEERRGRPMLQRNFSGPSQISYRR; the protein is encoded by the coding sequence ATGTTTGTCGGCACGTGCCAAGGCAAGTACCCGTGGGGGGGCTGTTCCGTGACGGTAGAAACAGGTGAAATTCTGGTTGCGGATAGCCATCCGCTTTGCCGTGAAGGACTGACCACGCTTTTCGCGCGAAACCTCGGTCTATCCAATTTGATCGAAGCATGGGATTTTCCGACCGTCATGGCGAGAATGACGGCGCGGCGATCGGTCGATTTTGTGACCGTCGACCTCGGCCTGCCGGGAATGCGCAAGCGCGAAGGCTTGCGCGATCTGCGCGTCAAATTTCCCGAAGTGCGCGTCGTTGTCGTGACCGCGTCCCGCGACCGCGAGGCGGTGCTCGACGCACTGGGCGCGGGCGTTCACGGCTATATTCCCAAGGATCTTCCCGTGCACGAGATGGCAGAGGCGCTGCGCATGGTGCTGGCGGGCCAGATTTATGTCCCGCCGTTCCTTTCAGACCTGACCGTGCGAAAGGCGAGTTTCGCGGACGAAGATGGCGGCGCGCACGAGGCCGCGTTGACGGGACGTCAGTTCGAGGTGCTGAACCTCCTTGCTGCCGGGCGCTCTAACAAGGAAATCGCCAGGCTGCTGTGCATCGCCGAAGGGACAGTCAAGGTACATATCGCCGCGGCATTTCGCATGCTTGGCGTTCATAACCGGGTCAGCGCGGTCGCGGTTATGCAGGCGCGGGCGTTCAACGACGACCCCGCCGAAACCTATCTGCCCGGTCTTCTCGAAGAGAGGCGCGGCAGGCCGATGCTTCAGCGCAATTTCAGCGGGCCGTCGCAGATTTCGTACCGGCGCTGA